Proteins from a genomic interval of Colletotrichum higginsianum IMI 349063 chromosome 6, whole genome shotgun sequence:
- a CDS encoding RNA recognition domain-containing protein, which yields MADVKPENTTVEDHNPEQNDSNENNSVGEEDGHDEEEISAMKRRVAEMEEEAAKLREMQASLDQQSRELSENKEDIDSRSIFVGNVDYSASPEEIQAHFQSCGSINRVTILLDKFTGQPKGYAYVEFTEPSLVAQALVLNESVFKGRNIKVVPKRTNVPGMSRGRGRGGARGGRGGFGRGGFPPRGGYRGGYRGRGRGGFTPY from the exons ATGGCGGATGTCAAGCCCGAAAACACCACTGTGGAGGACCACAACCCTGAGCAAAACGACAGCAATGAGAACAAcagcgtcggcgaggaagacggccacGATGAG GAGGAGATATCTGCGATGAAGAGACGGGTAGCCGagatggaagaggaggcAGCCAAACTGCGCGAGATGCAAGCCAGCCTCGACCAGCAGAGTCGGGAGCTGTCGGAGAACAAGGAGGACATCGACAGCCGCAGTATTTTTGTCGGCAACGTCGACTACTCCGCCTCGCCTGAAGAGATCCAGGCCCACTTCCAGAGCTGCGGCTCGATCAACCGAGTTACCATCTTATTGGACAAGTTTACTGGACAGCCGAAGGG ATACGCTTACGTCGAGTTTACCGAGCCGAGTCTCGTcgcccaggccctcgtcctcaACGAGAGCGTCTTTAAGGGCCGCAACATCAAGGTCGTCCCCAAGCGCACCAACGTCCCCGGCATGTCCCGCGGTCGCGGACGTGGTGGCGCGCGCGGAGGTCGCGGCGGTTTCGGTCGCGGCGGGTTCCCCCCTCGAGGCGGCTACCGTGGAGGCTAccgtggccgaggaagaggaggattCACTCCCTATTAG